In Solenopsis invicta isolate M01_SB chromosome 1, UNIL_Sinv_3.0, whole genome shotgun sequence, one genomic interval encodes:
- the LOC105198059 gene encoding uncharacterized protein LOC105198059 isoform X2 — protein MATELANKKAEREALRGVIQQWNANRLDLFELSEPNEDLEFHGVMRFYFQDSGQKVATKCIRVASDATSQAVIETLIEKFRPDMRMLSVPEYALYEIHENGDERKLDLEEKPLLVQLNWHIDDREGRFLLKRIDDKTNAQGVGFTSAEGSSFRRKLSKREKKQIKKQEKLSRLKSLEQDENAAPSDPNGVAEKLYTELPETSFTRSISNPEAVMRRRRQQKLERRLQQFRSKDGGPDTGGTLKIYGEALCKDVPYKTLLLSVRDSAAQVVREMLSKYGLDKVDPQLYCLVQVNSENVSGNAHQEYILDDDECPLAILMNHPSTRGSIMFHVRRRPADYMPRKRKKKPAGKWNELDHRYEDERLPFLLELNPDGSDIPNGAGVRHRLQPNVTEVGSERPIGPQAVQAQTLTLPGPTVMPRHCVIAFTENIVTLTPCSRDAHTYVNNQRIHQTTILQNGAIIKFGRMHTFRFIDPAPEERIRQRHDSNKQIDYAYDRRSPDATSQDVSSEKFHPGSGTPNGGGQIPGQTQERVAPSSPSKSTVAAVRSPRSPTHPPEPTHNYETTFDLDGNVETASLSSSRDGNRLSQYDRQPRGTDPILPAVLEFLEETEETFLHAVITDVEPSAPQFKLAPTYTLYLSARYRASTHYRPELQPTERAHRLTVMLANVATMIQRVIQERYMDASSLAFWLANGSELLHMLKSDRHVGAFSTRAQDILADAVHTAFGSLVRCVTLELTPAMTQFMADADEPAKEAGVLQIFSNTMALLRRCRVNAALTIQLFSHLFHAINATAFNTLVSNGNLCVRWFGRRLKARLNALETWAERQGLELASQCHLATIMQATHLLQAPKYNAEELATLSSTCFKLNSLQVRALLQKYQPAADEPRLPAELIENVVRVAESVADTLARADGREIRLEEEPVLGLALLLPEDGYSCEVIRGVPPGLAEFLAPLQRDGLCRMAAQPTSSGYWTIYMIDHHNNLRSPSAMSNRSGGYMSHINQNQAQPEIHVIKLHKSTNGMGLSIVAAKGAGQDRLGIYIKSVVAGGAADADGRLTAGDQLLKVDGQSLVGITQEKAAEYLVRTGPIVTLEVAKQGAIYHGLATLLSQPSPVMARARKTRPRSELLEPTVEATETTNNQPATSHSMGDLLSYPKQAPCQDLVQPGAIPSQCVVETSFYRNQVDRGFPRIDVDEYRSTRQDPFSTFRQRSAYLGVYPVEAHRGAVDEREYIYRPSTPTVSPVRLSRPRMPCPLISITSDNEVSSVIYQDESDESDDKIIEEEEGNTEQGEAATSNSNYSDTLNPFERITTPPQEYAGTTKDYKLLEQPLAFETNFFDIIPYIDQTDDINLTESECVQVKPSNKCEHCVKTGCDDNVNPRNSQIRINVERNRQQTLCVPESNFEIDTRNNPNFSLITNSFSANKSVLFVKDAVPGSDSFTESKSDDLSHLQGIHNTTKCTLNIGERCEDKSDDISNSEDCADESSSTINDDCASSRADRDTEEGISTPKMYTIMPELHLDLSGLNSDVSSDESKTEKCWKSPEEVRLGCGRVAALAKHFSKLGDAGLIKFKSTKLNGSRQFVSEPNIITPDKNDEHLHRPCHAQKEYKSDSDLAREGDENSHICSAGRRNNVILVDVETDGDFAIEECKFHHCGARRVTIARIPMNEQVDTKESSISSVDILSNDNKDQVFLGIKKEAEIENDTVTSDDVANKSQVFFTAKNRQKMPVEKDSTSKLSLEQQQVIAEQLEQFSNLDNINAPLFIPEQDLMQAPAVSTKNENNGASAVGDLTQPNLINQLEAAPREKSSSLIDTDDNFQKMKKPSDSSLSSSMPSIRSPLSSHSSIVLSLSNVAKSSLSSEDIRSQIHQYCRKHPKCLFIDISHSTAKNCSNDSFSKSSSMLPLRANAYSRSGDNKLNVLRMRIARPLCNSESNLIGATIYGKEEIERDIDFHDKFTKLTRSYESISNSRFLSDSDDRTRSSESLCEDFDSPCKFYNRLISSPKGSMRWHRHRSLEELKSKKGLRRLQAAKVQKFHKFSDGKLDSEDEEDMRWNRHLSLEELESERESHKQDGRTNLGRTTEVQRSDCMSKKGLRTKRISHERLKSSKLKLSRGNERKDVERQKLRMERKSQSELDVSRRKSDSERDSWSFREISSLKNDDRFDLRPRRMSERDLPSRLGHDATPQQIHSSKSVPALHNMGTEVKQQHEVFNPGYSRASSSNSVTPPVQPPPMATITSGTSLRSRSSHNLHDMRIGTLPPTGLVSRQQSSPNLNPNATHVNAPSNAQGTEAERFYQNLSIYRNQDSTVKQQISPQQADDRNPQHIQKSSLRGSQNSLNRPSTMEVSGHIRDRPTSAYVAQGQQQSYSAISNQMQQHSGGPPRSQSSRDIIRQEAKMQEMQEEVRRRELRGGAPLLNQHRPPAMYNIGTRVAGPPTQQVPNTLNVRSPRPLGSTSSLGTTSSYAARQNAPGYNYPDTQYTQYNSAQYGQYGQYNQYPNRYPVIGSQYGPMMPKPKGNEAMARGQQPRPNENLLGRDSNNQETKSYAEQNRHFAGSQNSPHYPNGNMEQRVDQYGNDNVVNRAQNGEGHSTTTSEAPPTRPALPSEDTFSDSPPPPPPNTSTHPLYKQADTRYTASMQDPPRGSYYPAGGISAMQQPRQYQYSATNPWQREEKEKEQARRREAARLWRDQQIAELSALTHRTQQQEEQLRALQLERDFQKRAEEIANQDDDEESNDLDNESVQRVQGLLRMAASQDRTVQGTLQPPILSRTITGNQSLRGGLQLQPLSTQPVTSSHAHILSSQTASQNVGMSGPGQENSGLHVQPNQQQQQTALGQSEEHVSAPNYGAPLSNFNSGQKSYSMSMPHSVEDRELQRRMDEVKRKQAEYEENQKKQEEQQLQSQQQTYQPSQHSRSQLHPSMLRLDNLIINGPNVSMPSQNDAAPPPPERGSSYAVMSQQSALRSNGSTTSNLPPTSQPPASMKRVSFHDSNANSESILRNVSSGTSNPPSISMDTIREDPNNFINDAENLLASPKTPEGSGTSFSAATPGVIGAQEVYKDPRQKRLAEKQKQQNSQIGAVPEKLSFKEKMKMFAMETGEDGTPRDKVKISRAQREIDNISSPLNSNSNNNNNNNTTTTSGNNTNNNRT, from the exons ATGGCAACGGAACTGGCGAATAAAAAGGCGGAGCGGGAGGCTCTCAGGGGAGTCATACAGCAATGGAACGCCAATCGTTTGGACCTGTTCGAACTTTCGGAGCCCAACGAA GACTTGGAGTTTCATGGCGTAATGAGGTTTTATTTCCAAGACAGCGGCCAAAAAGTTGCTACCAAGTGCATCAGGGTCGCCTCGGACGCGACCAGCCAGGCGGTGATAGAAACGCTTATAGAAAAATTTCGTCCCGACATGAGAATGCTATCCGTCCCAGAATACGCTCTTTACGAGATTCACGAGAACGGAG ACGAGCGTAAGCTTGACTTAGAAGAAAAGCCACTTTTAGTTCAACTAAATTGGCATATAGACGATCGAGAGGGACGCTTCTTGCTGAAGAGGATCGACGATAAAACCAATGCGCAGGGCGTTGGTTTTACTTCAGCCGAGGGTTCGAGCTTCCGAAGAAAGCTGAGTAAGCGGGAGAAGAAACAGATCAAGAAGCAGGAGAAGCTCAGTCGACTAAAGAGCTTGGAGCAAGACGAGAACGCGGCGCCTAGTGATCCGAACGGTGTCGCCGAAAAGCTTTATACAG aaTTACCTGAGACCAGTTTTACGAGAAGCATCTCGAATCCGGAAGCGGTAATGAGACGCCGCCGACAACAGAAGCTTGAGAGGAGACTCCAGCAATTTCGCAGTAAAGACGGCGGTCCCGACACAGGCGGCACATTGAAAATTTATGGCGAGGCGTTGTGCAAGGACGTGCCATATAAAACGCTGCTGCTGAGCGTGCGAGATTCCGCTGCTCAAGTCGTGCGAGAGATGCTTTCTAAATACGGTCTGGACAAAGTGGATCCACAATTATATTGCCTTGTACAG GTCAATAGTGAAAACGTGAGTGGCAATGCGCATCAGGAATATATACTGGACGACGACGAATGTCCTTTGGCGATATTAATGAATCATCCTTCCACACGAG GTTCTATTATGTTTCACGTGAGGAGGAGGCCCGCAGATTACATGCCGCGGAAACGTAAAAAGAAACCAGCTGGAAAGTGGAACGAGCTGGATCATAG ATACGAGGACGAGAGGCTACCATTCCTGTTGGAGCTTAATCCTGATGGCAGCGATATTCCGAACGGCGCCGGAGTACGACATCGATTACAGCCAAATGTCACGGAGGTCGGATCGGAGAGACCGATAGGACCGCAAGCTGTGCAAGCGCAAACGCTGACGCTGCCAGGACCAACGGTGATGCCCAGGCATTGCGTTATAGCTTTTACCGAGAATATCGTGACCCTCACGCCGTGTTCCAGAGACGCGCACACGTACGTCAACAATCAGAGGATACATCAGACGACTATTCTGCAG AATGGCGCTATCATCAAGTTCGGCAGAATGCACACCTTTCGATTCATCGACCCGGCACCGGAAGAACGCATTAGACAGAGACACGATTCCAACAAACAGATCGACTACGCTTACGACCG ACGCTCGCCGGATGCGACCAGTCAGGACGTCAGCTCGGAAAAATTTCATCCGGGATCTGGAACACCGAACGGCGGTGGTCAGATCCCGGGGCAGACACAAGAACGAGTAGCTCCGTCGAGTCCCTCGAAATCCACTGTCGCAGCAGTTCGTAGCCCTCGTAGTCCCACGCACCCGCCGGAGCCCACGCACAATTACGAGACAACATTCGACCTGGATGGAAACGTGGAGACCGCTAGTCTGAGCAGCAGTAGGGACGGCAACAG GCTCTCACAATACGATCGGCAACCGCGAGGCACGGATCCAATCCTGCCAGCAGTCTTGGAGTTCCTCGAGGAAACAGAGGAAACGTTTCTCCACGCTGTCATCACCGATGTAGAGCCTTCGGCACCACAATTTAAGTTGGCGCCAACTTATACCCTCTATCTCAGCGCAAGATATCGCGCTAGCACTCATTACAGACCAGAATTGCAGCCCACAGAAAGAGCGCATCGACTTACCGTCATGTTGGCAAATGTTGCTACCATGATCCAACGTGTTATCCAG GAACGTTACATGGACGCATCGTCGTTGGCCTTTTGGTTGGCGAATGGCTCGGAACTGCTACATATGTTGAAAAGTGATCGGCATGTAGGTGCATTTTCTACACGTGCACAAGACATTTTAGCAGATGCGGTGCACACGGCCTTTGGTTCACTGGTGCGCTGCGTCACTTTAGAGCTCACGCCGGCGATGACGCAGTTCATGGCGGACGCAGACGAACCAGCAAAGGAAGCTGGAGTATTACAGATCTTCTCAAATACAATGGCTTTACTACGACGTTGCAGAGTCAATGCTGCGTTGACGATACAGCTGTTTAGTCATCTGTTTCATGCGATCAACGCCACCGCCTTTAACACCCTCGTCTCGAATGGAAATCTGTGCGTCAGATGGTTCGGACGCAGACTCAAAGCGAGGCTAAACGCACTGGAAACTTGGGCCGAGAGGCAAGGCTTGGAACTTGCCAGTCAATGCCATTTGGCGACGATTATGCAGGCGACTCATCTATTGCAAGCTCCCAAATACAATGCTGAGGAGCTTGCCACCCTAAGCTCGACCTGCTTTAAATTGAATTCTCTACAGGTGAGGGCGTTACTACAGAAATATCAACCGGCCGCGGACGAGCCTAGGCTACCTGCCGAGTTAATCGAGAACGTAGTGAGA GTAGCAGAGAGTGTTGCGGATACACTTGCGCGTGCGGACGGCCGTGAAATAAGACTGGAAGAGGAACCTGTCTTAGGGTTAGCATTACTACTTCCCGAGGATGGTTATAGCTGCGAAGTAATAAGAGGCGTTCCACCAGGACTAGCGGAATTTCTGGCACCTCTGCAACGAGACGGTTTATGTCGAATGGCGGCCCAACCTACTAGTAGTGGCTATTGGACTATTTATATGATAGACCATCACAATAAT ttgcGTAGTCCCAGCGCAATGAGTAATAGATCAGGTGGCTATATGAGCCATATCAATCAAAATCAGGCTCAACCTGAGATACATGTCATTAAATTGCATAAAAGTACCAATGGCATGGGCTTAAGCATAGTCGCAGCAAAG GGCGCAGGTCAAGATCGATTAGGTATCTACATCAAAAGCGTTGTTGCTGGTGGTGCTGCTGATGCT gaTGGTAGACTGACGGCAGGCGATCAATTACTCAAAGTAGATGGACAAAGTCTGGTTGGAATTACACAGGAAAA AGCTGCCGAGTATCTCGTGCGCACTGGTCCAATCGTGACATTGGAAGTTGCAAAACAAGGTGCTATATACCACGGACTCGCAACGTTATTATCTCAACCTTCTCCTGTGATGGCAAGAG CACGTAAGACTCGGCCGAGGTCCGAGCTCTTAGAGCCAACGGTAGAGGCAACGGAGACCACCAATAATCAGCCAGCCACGTCACACTCGATGGGCGATTTATTGTCCTACCCGAAGCAGGCGCCGTGTCAGGATTTAGTTCAACCAGGTGCGATTCCATCTCAATGCGTTGTTGAGACATCTTTTTATCGTAATCAGGTCGATCGAGGTTTTCCACGAATCGACGTCGATGAGTATCGTTCCACGCGGCAAGATCCGTTCTCCACCTTTCGTCAGAGAAGCGCGTATCTCGGTGTCTATCCCGTCGAGGCGCACCGCGGCGCCGTCGACGAGAGAGAATACATTTATCGTCCTTCCACCCCTACCGTATCTCCCGTACGTCTCTCGAGACCTCGTATGCCTTGTCCTCTGATTTCTATCACAAGTGACAACGAGGTATCATCCGTTATATATCAAGATGAGAGTGACGAGAGCGATGACAAAATCATAGAGGAAGAAGAAGGTAACACGGAACAAGGTGAAGCCGCGACGAGTAATTCAAATTATTCGGATACTTTAAATCCATTCGAAAGAATCACCACTCCGCCACAGGAGTATGCGGGAACTACGAAAGATTACAAATTGCTGGAGCAGCCGCTGgcttttgaaacaaattttttcgacATTATACCCTATATTGATCAAACTGACGATATTAATTTAACAGAATCTGAATGTGTTCAGGTAAAGCCGAGTAATAAATGTGAGCATTGTGTTAAAACCGGTTGTGACGACAATGTTAATCCTAGAAATTCTCAGATACGCATAAATGTAGAGCGCAATAGGCAACAGACTTTATGTGTTCCTGAATCTAATTTTGAGATAGATACGCGTAACAATCCGAACTTTTCATTGATTACTAATTCGTTTTCTGCAAATAAGTCAGTATTATTTGTCAAAGACGCTGTTCCTGGATCAGATTCTTTTACAGAATCTAAATCGGATGATCTCTCGCATCTTCAAGGCATACATAATACTACGAAATGTACGTTGAACATTGGTGAACGGTGTGAGGATAAATCAGACGACATTTCCAATTCTGAAGATTGCGCGGATGAGTCCAGTTCCACGATTAATGATGATTGCGCATCGAGTAGAGCCGATAGAGACACCGAAGAAGGAATCTCGACTCCCAAGATGTATACGATAATGCCCGAGTTGCATCTCGATTTGAGCGGACTGAATAGCGATGTGTCCAGTGACGAATCTAAAACGGAGAAATGTTGGAAGTCGCCGGAAGAAGTGCGCTTAGGATGCGGTAGAGTCGCAGCGCTAGCGAAACATTTTTCGAAACTTGGTGACGCTGGTCTGATCAAATTCAAATCGACCAAGTTGAATGGTTCCCGTCAGTTCGTATCGGAACCAAATATCATTACGCCGGATAAGAATGATGAACATTTGCATCGACCTTGTCACGCgcaaaaagaatataaatcgGATTCAGATTTGGCAAGAGAAGGGGATGAAAACTCTCATATTTGTTCAGCTGGGAGACGCAACAATGTTATTTTAGTTGACGTTGAAACGGACGGCGATTTTGCAATCGAGGAATGTAAGTTTCATCATTGTGGCGCTAGGCGAGTCACAATTGCAAGAATTCCAATGAATGAACAAGTTGATACTAAAGAAAGTTCAATTTCATCAGTGGACATATTAAGTAATGATAATAAAGATCAGGTGTTTCTTGGCATAAAAAAAGAAGCAGAAATTGAAAATGACACTgtaacaagcgatgatgtggcAAACAAGtctcaagttttttttacagCAAAAAACCGACAAAAAATGCCAGTTGAAAAAGATAGCACCTCTAAACTCTCCCTCGAGCAGCAGCAAGTAATCGCAGAACAACTCGAGCAGTTTTCAAATCTGGATAACATCAATGCGCCTTTGTTTATACCTGAACAAGATCTGATGCAAGCTCCTGCCGTTtctacaaaaaatgaaaataacggAGCGTCCGCTGTTGGCGATTTGACTCAGCCAAATTTGATAAATCAACTAGAGGCGGCGCCTCGAGAGAAATCGTCGTCGTTGATCGATACGGATGATAACTTTCAAAAAATGAAGAAACCCTCTGATTCTTCGTTATCCTCTTCCATGCCTTCTATTCGTTCCCCTTTATCTTCTCATTCTTCCATCGTGCTGTCGCTATCAAACGTTGCGAAAAGTTCTCTATCCTCGGAAGATATCAGGTCACAGATTCATCAGTATTGCAGAAAACATCCCAAATGCTTGTTCATAGACATTTCTCATTCTACCGCTAAGAATTGCTCCAACGACAGCTTCTCGAAGAGTTCGTCGATGCTTCCCCTACGTGCGAACGCCTATTCACGATCGGGTGATAACAAATTGAACGTTCTACGAATGCGAATTGCCAGACCTCTCTGTAATAGTGAAAGCAATCTAATCGGTGCTACAATTTATGGAAAAGAAGAGATTGAGAGAGACATCGATTTTCACGACAAGTTCACTAAGTTAACGCGAAGTTATGAAAGTATTTCAAACAGCAGATTTTTATCTGATTCTGATGATCGAACACGATCCTCCGAAAGTCTTTGCGAAGATTTTGATTCACCTTGTAAGTTTTACAATAGATTGATTTCGAGTCCTAAAGGAAGTATGCGATGGCATCGTCATCGTTCTCTCGAAGAGTTGAAATCGAAGAAAGGATTGAGGAGGCTTCAAGCTGCTAAAGTCcaaaaatttcacaaattttctgATGGTAAATTAGATTCCGAGGATGAGGAAGACATGCGATGGAATCGTCATCTGTCGCTCGAAGAGTTGGAATCGGAAAGAGAATCACACAAGCAAGATGGACGGACAAATTTAGGTCGAACTACCGAAGTACAAAGATCTGACTGTATGTCGAAAAAAGGACTTCGCACAAAGCGCATAAGCCATGAACGATTAAAAAGTAGCAAACTTAAATTGTCGCGTGGAAACGAGAGAAAAGACGTGGAACGACAAAAATTGAGAATGGAACGGAAATCTCAGAGTGAGCTTGACGTTTCGAGACGAAAGTCCGATTCGGAGAGGGACAGTTGGAGCTTCCGCGAGATCAGCTCGCTGAAAAATGATGACCGATTCGACTTGC GTCCTCGTCGCATGAGCGAGCGGGATTTACCGTCGCGGCTTGGACACGACGCCACTCCTCAGCAAATCCACAGCAGCAAGTCTGTGCCGGCATTGCATA ATATGGGAACCGAGGTTAAACAACAGCATGAGGTATTCAATCCCGGATACAGCAGAGCTTCTTCCAGCAACAGTGTTACACCGCCTGTTCAACCACCCCCTATGGCGACAATTACCAGCGGAACTTCCTTGCGTTCCAG GTCGAGCCATAATTTACATGATATGAGAATTGGAACTTTACCACCCACTGGCTTGGTTAGCAGGCAACAATCGTCGCCCAATTTAAATCCAAATGCGACGCACGTGAATGCACCGTCGAATGCACAGGGTACAGAAGCAGAGCGATTTTACCAGAATCTGAGTATTTATCGAAATCAAGATTCGACAGTGAAGCAACAAATCAGTCCACAACAGGCAGACGACAG AAACCCTCAGCACATTCAAAAGAGTTCCCTGAGGGGTTCGCAGAACTCGTTGAATCGTCCGTCTACCATGGAAGTTAGCGGCCATATCCGAGACCGTCCAACGTCTGCATACGTCGCCCAAGGCCAGCAACAAAGTTACTCGGCGATCAGCAATCAGATGCAACAGCACAGCGGAGGACCACCACGTTCTCAGTCTTCGCGCGACATTATCCGCCAGGAAGCGAAGATGCAGGAGATGCAGGAGGAGGTTCGTCGACGAGAGTTGCGCGGTGGCGCGCCGCTGCTTAATCAGCATAGACCGCCGGCGATGTACAACATCGGCACTCGAGTAGCGGGTCCTCCTACTCAACAAGTACCGAATACTTTGAATGTACGTTCACCGAGACCGCTCGGTTCCACGTCGAGTCTGGGTACGACTTCTAGTTATGCAGCGAGACAAAATGCGCCTGGTTACAATTATCCGGATACTCAATATACTCAATATAATAGCGCGCAGTACGGTCAGTACGGCCAATACAATCAATATCCCAACCGTTATCCGGTAATCGGAAGTCAATATGGCCCGATGATGCCCAAGCCGAAAGGCAATGAGGCAATGGCGCGCGGCCAGCAGCCAAGGCCCAATGAGAATCTACTTGGCAGAGACTCGAACAATCAGGAGACTAAATCATATGCCGAACAGAACCGACATTTCGCCGGTTCGCAGAACAGTCCGCATTATccgaatggcaatatggaacaGCGCGTTGATCAGTACGGGAACGACAATGTCGTCAATCGTGCGCAAAATGGAGAGGGCCACTCTACGACGACGTCGGAAGCGCCGCCCACGAGACCAGCTCTACCGTCTGAGGATACGTTTAGCGATAgtccaccaccaccgccacccaATACTTCGACGCATCCTTTGTATAAGCAAGCCGATACAAG GTATACCGCAAGCATGCAAGATCCACCACGAGGTAGTTATTACCCTGCGGGAGGAATCAGTGCCATGCAGCAACCGCGTCAGTATCAATATAGCGCGACGAATCCTTGGCaacgagaagaaaaagagaag GAACAAGCCCGTAGGAGAGAAGCTGCCCGACTATGGCGAGATCAGCAGATCGCCGAGTTAAGCGCGCTAACGCACCGGACTCAGCAGCAAGAGGAGCAATTGCGAGCTCTTCAACTGGAAAGAGACTTCCAGAAACGAGCAGAGGAAATTGCCAATCAAGACGATGACGAAGAGAGCAACGATTTAGACAACGAAAGTGTACAGCGGGTTCAGGGTTTGTTGAGAATGGCGGCCAGTCAGGATAGAACTGTCCAAGGAACTCTACAGCCACCGATTTTATCAAGAACGATTACAGGCAACCAGTCTTTGAGAGGTGGTTTGCAACTTCAGCCTCTTAGCACCCAACCTGTCACTAGCAGCCACGCTCACATTTTGTCTAGCCAAACGGCGTCTCAGAATGTTGGAATGAGTGGTCCTGGCCAGGAAAACAGTGGTTTACACGTGCAACCAAATCAGCAACAGCAACAAACGGCATTAGGCCAGAGCGAAGAGCATGTGTCAGCACCCAATTATGGCGCACCTCTTAGCAATTTCAATTCCGGTCAGAAGTCCTATTCCATGAGTATGCCGCATTCCGTGGAAGACAGGGAACTGCAACGAAGAATGGATGAGGTGAAGCGGAAACAGGCTGAATATGAGGAGAATCAAAAGAAGCAGGAGGAGCAACAATTGCAATCACAACAACAAACATATCAGCCGAGTCAACATTCGCGCAGCCAGCTGCACCCCAGCATGTTGCGCTTGGACAACTTGATTATTAATGGCCCCAACGTATCTATGC ctTCGCAAAACGATGCTGCACCCCCGCCACCAGAACGAGGCTCTAGTTACGCCGTTATGTCTCAGCAAAGTGCTCTTAGATCAAACGGCTCGACCACATCCAATCTACCTCCCACTTCTCAACCGCCAGCGTCTATGAAAAGAGTCTCTTTTCATGATTCGAATGCAAATAGCGAGTCTATACTACGCAATGTATCATCTGGAACATCAAACCCGCCATCGATCTCAATGGATACTATTAGAGAGGATCCCAAC AATTTTATCAACGACGCGGAGAATTTATTAGCCTCTCCCAAGACACCGGAAGGATCCGGGACTTCGTTTAGTGCCGCCACCCCCGGTGTGATCGGAGCTCAAGAAGTCTATAA GGATCCAAGGCAAAAGCGATTGGCGGAGAAGCAAAAGCAGCAGAACTCGCAAATTGGAGCAGTGCCAGAGAAGCTCAGCTTCAAAGAGAAGATGAAAATGTTTGCGATGGAGACCGGTGAGGACGGTACGCCGCGGGATAAAGTTAAGATCTCACGCGCTCAGCGCGAGATTGACAACATCAGCAGCCCGCTTAATTCCAAtagtaacaacaataataacaacaacACCACCACCACCAGCGGCAATAACACCAATAACAATAGGACCTAA